GATATTCAAAAGATTTTTGAGGGTAACCCGTGCTTAGACTCCATAATGGAATCCAAGCTGGAAACCATATCTGAGAAAGCAAGGCTGCTTTACGTGGGTATAACACGAGCAAAACAGTATTTATATTTATCCGGTTATCATGCAAATAAGGGAAAAAGGAATGAGGTACCGGCATCAAAATATCTTGTTGAACTTAAACGATATATAGATGACAATAGTAAAAGTGAATCCGTGAATCTGGAAGCTGGGAGGGGATTGAGTGGCTAACAACTCTGTTTTTAAAGAATATTTTTTGTTTACCCAGCATTCTCTCTCTACTTTTGACAGCTGTCCTTTGAAATTCAGGAAAAGATATCTGGAAGGCTTGAAATGGGATAGTTTTCCTGATGAGAATATAAAGAAAAGGCTTGAAATGGGTAATAACTTCCATCTTCTGGCACATAGGTACTTTTTAGGCATTGAAACCGGACTGGATAAATCTGAAGAAGAATGTGAAGAACTTACCAAATGGATGGAAAATTTAAAAAAATCTTTTTCAAAAGACAGATTTGACATATGTCTTCCGGAATACAAACTTAGGATGTCAAAAGATAAAATGAAGCTTGAAGCAAATTTCGATTTGATAATACTACGTGATGGGTACATGGAGATATGGGACTGGAAGACTCACGGAGAGAATAAAAAGGGCAGGAAAAGCATAATAGGAAACAAACTAAGAGATAGCTTGCAAACCAAGGTATATATGTATGTATTAAAAGAGCAGGCGGCTTTGATTGCAGGAGAGGAAGTGGATTGTGACAGAATAAGCATGCATTATTGGCAGCCTGATCCTCCTGGAACGCTGGCGGAAATCAGATATGATAACCTTATGCATGAGGAGTTTGGAAACATTCTTGCAAAAAAGATTGACGACATATTCGGTTACGAC
The sequence above is drawn from the Clostridia bacterium genome and encodes:
- a CDS encoding PD-(D/E)XK nuclease family protein; the protein is MANNSVFKEYFLFTQHSLSTFDSCPLKFRKRYLEGLKWDSFPDENIKKRLEMGNNFHLLAHRYFLGIETGLDKSEEECEELTKWMENLKKSFSKDRFDICLPEYKLRMSKDKMKLEANFDLIILRDGYMEIWDWKTHGENKKGRKSIIGNKLRDSLQTKVYMYVLKEQAALIAGEEVDCDRISMHYWQPDPPGTLAEIRYDNLMHEEFGNILAKKIDDIFGYDYSGFDKAIYAKHCKFCEFSWYCNNERIDFKAIEENEDIFEELEWDNVTEIY